Part of the Flavobacterium sp. MDT1-60 genome, TGTTTACGAATAAAATTCCGTTAGAAGATAAAAAAATTACCGCTGAGGTTTGTGTACATCATCTTTGGTTTACCGATGAAGATTACAAAACAAAAGGGAATTTTATTAAATGGAATCCTGCTATTAAAACCGCTGAAGACAGGGCTGAGCTTTGGAAAGCTTTAAATGATGGTCGTATTGATGTTATTGCAACAGACCACGCGCCACATACTAAAGAAGAAAAAATGCAGTCGTATTTAAAAGCGCCTTCTGGAGGTCCGTTGGTTCAGCATGCTGTTGTAGCAATGTTTGAAGCACATCATCAGGGGAAAATTACTGTAGAAAAAATCGTGGAGAAAATGTGCCACAATCCGGCTAAAATTTTCAAAATCGAAAAAAGAGGTTTTATAAAAGAAGGTTATTTTGCCGATTTGGTAATTGTAAATCCAAGTTTGCCATGGAGTGTTAAACCGGAGAATATTTTATATAAATGCGGCTGGTCGCCGTTTGAAAATTTTACTTTTAAATCCAGGATCACACATACTTTTGTAAATGGTGAAATGGTTTACAATAATTTTAAAGTAAAAGATATTCGTGCCGGAAAGAGATTATTGTTTGACAGATAAAAAGGGTAAATGAAGAATTTTGTATTTATAATATTGGTTTTGTTTCTTTCTGTAAGTTGTAAAAAAGAATTGGTCAAAGAGCCAAAACGACTTATTGAGAAAGAAAAAATGATTGATATTATGTATGATTTGTCTCTTTTGGAGGCAATCAAATATCAAAATCCATTGTCTTTGGATTCTGTTAATTCTGATCCAAAGAATTTTGTTCTTAAAAAATACAAAGTAGACAGCCTTCAGTTTGCTCAAAGCAATATTTATTACGCAGCCGATTACAATACGTACAAGGAAATGTATGATGAAATTGGAAAGCGATTAGCTGTGAAGCAACGGGCCGTCGATTCGATTGTTAAAATTGAAGAGAAGAAGGCTGCAAAAGTTGCAAAAGCTGCTGCTAAAAAGAATAAGGCAAAAGTGAATCCAAAAGATTCCATAAAAAAGCCTTCAAAACCTATAAATATTGATTCAATCAGAAGAACAAGACAATTAAGATAGTTTTTTACAATTTAGAAGTGTCTTTTATATATTGATGAACATCTAGAAAAACCGTTCCCAGAGCGGTTTTTATCTTTTCATTTGAATAGAGATTTTTAGAATAAGAAGCTTTTGCGGTTGCTTTGGTCATGCGTCTTTTCTGAAAGAACAGGGTTGAAAATATTCCGTCAGCTATCCAAAGAAAATTCATAAATATTGGCGCTGCGTGAATAGTTGGTCTTTTTACTTTTAAAGTCTCAGCAATTGTATTTAGAATATCTCTGAAAACAATATTGTCTGAAATTAAAGTAAAGCGTTCATTTTTGATATCACTTTTCATTAATTCAAAAGCAATTTTCACTACGTCATTTACGGTAATAAAGCCAGTGTTTCCCAATGTGTAAAACGGAAGCCCGTTAGCCACTTTTCGATACAGTTCATTGCTGCCTTCCTGAAAAATTTTTGTTGTTGCAATTGGTCCTAAAATCACGCCAGGATTTATAATAATAATATCTAAGCCTTCCTGAACAGCACGCCAAACTTCCATTTCGGCACCATATTTAGAAATAGCGTAGTCACTATGTGGTTTTTCGGGATTCCAGTCGGTTTCTTCGGTTATGTAGGTTTCGTGTGGTGCTAAATCTCCCAAAGCGGCAATAGAACTTACAAAACATAATTTCTTTATTCCTTTGGCCAAAGAAAAATTAACCATATTGGCAGTTCCTTCGATATTTGTTTTTCTGAGTGAATCTTCGTCTTTTGGATCGAATGAAATTAAAGCAGCACAATGGTAAACGTATTTAATATCAATAAAAGCAATTTCAAGTGAAGGAACGTCTAAAATATCGGCTTCAAGCCAATTAATTTTTTTAAATAAATCAATTTTCCCATAAAGTTCAAAAACCGATTTTGTTTTCTGAATGTTATTTTGGTTGCGGTAAATTGCCCGGACGTTCTCTCCATTTTCAATTAAATTAAGCAATAAATGTGCGCCAACTAAACCTGTTCCTCCAGTTACTAGTACCATTTTGTAAAGATAACTTTTTGGTTGGAAGGTGCAAAGGTACTGAGGCCCAAAGTTGCAAAGGTTTTTTGATTATATTTGAAACCCAAACATATATGAAAAAAGCCGTCAGAATTATGTTTTTAAATTTTCTGACAGCTTTTTCGATATAATAAAATGTTTAGAAAACAGTGTAAGATACTAATAAATCTACGCTGCTGAAATTAGTAGAGAAAGGCATATAGTTGTTTAATAAGTTTTTGCCTGCATTGTATCTAATTTCGGTACTAATTTTGTTTTTAAAATTGTAACCAATGCCACAAGCAAAATTACCTTGAGTTTTTCCATCTAAATTTACATATTTAGATTCATAAGTGAATTTTCCGCCCAGAGTAACTACATAGGCACCGTTTATAAATATTTTTGAATTTTGATTCAAAAAGAAATAATGGCGCACGCCTACAGGAAGACTAAAACCTGAATATTTTACGGTAGATGGATGTTCGACATGTTGACTGTTAGTCACGCTGTATAGTACACCGTAATCTTGACTGTCTTCATATTTTTGATAAAATAATCCCATGAATGCGCTCCATTTATTTTTGTTGAAAGGAAAAATATATTCTGCTTCAAGGCCGAATGTTGGCTGAACTTTATTGTCGTATTTAGCATTTTGGTATCCAGAACTTTCTGCGCCGTCTACAGTTAGAGAGGTGAAACTTGCGCCCGCAGATACTTTTAAGTAAAAGATACCTTTGTTTTTAGTGTTTATAGTTTTTTCAATCGTGGCTGCATCAGCGTCGTTATACTTTAAAAAATATTTAACTAATGGTTCTGTTTTGTATGTCAGCCTTTTGATTTCGTTCTCGCTGGTATTTTCGTTCTTTACGTTATTGAATAACTGTTGCTTGAAATAATTATTTTCCTCTGTTGTTTTGGCGTTAGTTTGATCATCAATTAAAAGGTATTCTTTAAAAACAAGCTGTTCTGTTGGAACATTGGCTGTTTCATAAAAGAATCTTACCATATCTTTATTAACATAATAATACAATGTTGCTTGTCCTTGTGTTACTATTTTTAAAAAGAGCGTATCCTCTTTCCATACTGGGTTTTTTGTTGTTGAAATGTTTTCTAATCGATTGTCTGACATGTCAATTTTTACAGTTGCTCTTTTAAACGATGCGCCATTTTCAACGCCAAATTCTTTTGCAGTTGCAATAGTTTCTGTTTTAATATCAGTGTCGTCGACTGAGAGTTTATATTTGAAGTCGACAGGATTGTTGTACCAGTCAATATTTTTAATGAAACATTCTGTTTTTGTTCCATTGTTTGAAATAAAGTATCCTTTCTCGAAAGAAATTTGAGCATTAACTGCCGAGAAGTAAAGGAATAATGTTAGTAGTAAAAGTTTTTTCATAGAAATGGTTTTGGTTGCCGAAAGTATAGAAATTAGATTGTGTTTTTTTACGGGTTTCCACATTTTTAGTTTTTTTTTTTTGATTAAAAGTTTTAAAGCTTTAAGTTTTCTTTGCCTTTATTGTATTTGATTTCGTATTGCTTTTTGATTTTGATATTGACATTGATTACATTTGCACAAATTATTTTAAAAAATGAAGAATCTAGTTGAAGAATTAAAGTGGCGCGGGTTATATCATGATAGCATGCCAGGAACGGAAGAACAATTGCTGAAAGAAGTAACTACAGCATATATTGGTTTTGATCCAACGGCAGATTCACTACATATTGGTAGTATGGTTCAGATTATTTTATTGGTTCATTTAAAGAATTTTGGTCATCAGCCTATTGCTTTGGTTGGTGGTGCAACCGGAATGATTGGTGATCCATCTGGAAAATCTGATGAAAGAAATTTGCTGAACGAAGAAACTTTAGCTAAAAACGTTGCCGGAATCAAAAGTGTTTTGTCTCGTTTCTTAGATTTTAATTCTTCTGATAAAAATGCGCCGGTTATGGTGAATAACTATGACTGGATGAAAGAATTCTCCTTTATTGATTTTGCCCGTGAAGTTGGAAAACGTATCACGGTAAATTATATGATGGCAAAAGATTCTGTTAAAAAGAGATTGAGCGGTGAAGGGGAAGGAATGTCTTTTACTGAATTTACCTACCAATTAATTCAGGGTTACGATTTTTATCATTTATATAAAAACAATGGCTGCCTTTTGCAAATGGGAGGTTCTGACCAATGGGGAAATATAACCACCGGTACAGAATTAGTGCGCAGAATGGGTGGAGAAAGTGCAAAAGCATTTGCTTTAACGACACCATTAATTACAAAAGCAGACGGATCTAAATTCGGAAAATCTGAAGGAGGAAATGTTTGGCTGGATGCTGATAAAACGTCCGTTTATAAATTTTACCAATTTTGGGTAAATG contains:
- a CDS encoding NAD-dependent epimerase/dehydratase family protein, which codes for MVLVTGGTGLVGAHLLLNLIENGENVRAIYRNQNNIQKTKSVFELYGKIDLFKKINWLEADILDVPSLEIAFIDIKYVYHCAALISFDPKDEDSLRKTNIEGTANMVNFSLAKGIKKLCFVSSIAALGDLAPHETYITEETDWNPEKPHSDYAISKYGAEMEVWRAVQEGLDIIIINPGVILGPIATTKIFQEGSNELYRKVANGLPFYTLGNTGFITVNDVVKIAFELMKSDIKNERFTLISDNIVFRDILNTIAETLKVKRPTIHAAPIFMNFLWIADGIFSTLFFQKRRMTKATAKASYSKNLYSNEKIKTALGTVFLDVHQYIKDTSKL
- the tyrS gene encoding tyrosine--tRNA ligase, with protein sequence MKNLVEELKWRGLYHDSMPGTEEQLLKEVTTAYIGFDPTADSLHIGSMVQIILLVHLKNFGHQPIALVGGATGMIGDPSGKSDERNLLNEETLAKNVAGIKSVLSRFLDFNSSDKNAPVMVNNYDWMKEFSFIDFAREVGKRITVNYMMAKDSVKKRLSGEGEGMSFTEFTYQLIQGYDFYHLYKNNGCLLQMGGSDQWGNITTGTELVRRMGGESAKAFALTTPLITKADGSKFGKSEGGNVWLDADKTSVYKFYQFWVNATDVDAEKYIKIFTFLDKDTIDALIEEHKTAPHLRVLQKKLAEEITIFVHSKEELEKAIQASNILFGNSTSEDLKQLDEATFLEVFDGVPQAEIANADLENGLDIVSVLNEKTGFFKSNGEARRALTANSISVNREKIKEDFVLTANDLINNQFVLLQSGKKNYFVIRTV
- a CDS encoding DUF4296 domain-containing protein; its protein translation is MKNFVFIILVLFLSVSCKKELVKEPKRLIEKEKMIDIMYDLSLLEAIKYQNPLSLDSVNSDPKNFVLKKYKVDSLQFAQSNIYYAADYNTYKEMYDEIGKRLAVKQRAVDSIVKIEEKKAAKVAKAAAKKNKAKVNPKDSIKKPSKPINIDSIRRTRQLR